One window of Agromyces rhizosphaerae genomic DNA carries:
- a CDS encoding NUDIX hydrolase, producing MSRPAPGAAAHPDIPVAAIALMRDRRVLMVTARGRDVWFMPGGKVDPGESGADAAAREAREEVSLDLDPARLDELFEVATQAHGEPDGRLVRMRVFQAVTDAAPHPSAEIDAVHWASTADAGRCPPAGAEVLRLLGAAGLID from the coding sequence ATGAGCAGGCCAGCCCCAGGCGCCGCAGCCCACCCCGACATCCCCGTCGCCGCGATCGCCCTGATGCGCGACCGGCGGGTGCTCATGGTGACCGCGCGCGGCCGCGACGTGTGGTTCATGCCGGGCGGCAAGGTCGACCCGGGCGAGAGCGGGGCGGATGCAGCCGCGCGCGAGGCGCGCGAGGAGGTCTCGCTCGACCTCGACCCCGCACGCCTCGACGAGCTCTTCGAGGTCGCGACCCAGGCGCACGGCGAGCCCGACGGGCGGCTCGTGCGCATGCGGGTCTTCCAGGCGGTGACGGATGCCGCGCCGCATCCGTCCGCCGAGATCGACGCCGTGCACTGGGCGTCGACCGCCGACGCGGGGCGCTGCCCGCCCGCGGGCGCGGAGGTGCTGCGGCTGCTCGGGGCGGCGGGGCTGATCGACTGA